Proteins encoded in a region of the Acetoanaerobium noterae genome:
- the rpoC gene encoding DNA-directed RNA polymerase subunit beta' — MFELNNFESIQIGLASPEKIRQWSKGEVKKPETINYRTLKPEKDGLFCERIFGPTKDWECHCGKYKRDRARHKGIVCDRCGVEVTRSKVRRERMGHIELAAPVSHIWYFKGIPSRMGLLLDMSPRVLEKILYFASYVVIDPGETNLSENQLLNEKDYREALETHGHKAFKAMMGAEAVQEILKKVDLERLSKELRAKLKDATGQKRIKTIRRLEVVEAFRQSGNDPTWMILDVVPVIPPDLRPMVQLDGGRFATSDLNDLYRRVINRNNRLKRLLELGAPDIIVRNEKRMLQEAVDALIDNGRRGRPVTGPGNRPLKSLSDMLKGKQGRFRQNLLGKRVDYSGRSVIVVGPELKFYQCGLPKKMALELFKPFVMNELVKKNYAHNIKSAKRMVEKIKPEVWDILEEVIKGHPVLLNRAPTLHRLGIQAFEPVLVEGKAIKLHPLVCTAYNADFDGDQMAVHVPLSVEAQAEGRFLMLSPNNILAPKDGAPITTPTQDMVLGTYYLTIEEKGVIGEGSVFKDFTEMMLAYENHQVHLHARVKVKVKKSSDDPGRLVESTVGRFIFNENIPQDLGYVDREKEPYALEVDFVLDKKMIGKVIDKCFRTHGNTMTAIMLDNIKNLGFKFSTRAAISVSVADMEIPEEKYALIREAEQKVEKYEKNFRRGLMSDDERYERVIETWAKTTEEVTDALMKKLGPLNNINIMAVSGARGSKNQIRQLAGMRGLMANASGKTVEIPVKSNFREGLSVLEYFTSSHGARKGLADTALRTADSGYLTRRLVDVSQDVIVRELDCETNEGIEVSAFKDGNEEIEGLFDRIAGRYALENVIHPETNELIVPAGEMIQETDAEKIVAAGIEYLKIRTPLNCKAKKGICAKCYGRNLATGKEVNVGEAVGIIAAQSIGEPGTQLTMRTFHTGGVAGGDITQGLPRVEELFEGRKPKGLAVITEVAGTVRIEETGRKKEAIVTTDSGEEKNYTIPYGSRMKVKDGAKVKAGEPLTQGSINPHDILRVNGVTGVQDYIVKEVQRVYRLQGVDINDKHIEIIIRQMLSKVKVEESGDTNLLPGALVDILELRRINENAVENGLQPATIKRVLLGITKASLATESFLSAASFQETTRVLTEAAIKGKKDNLIGLKENVIIGKLIPAGTGMKRYKTIEISTPDMVKPDSKEQKIENFVD; from the coding sequence GAGCAAGACACAAGGGCATAGTTTGTGACCGCTGCGGAGTTGAGGTTACAAGATCAAAGGTAAGAAGAGAAAGAATGGGACATATAGAGCTAGCTGCTCCGGTTTCTCATATTTGGTATTTTAAAGGAATCCCATCTCGTATGGGACTCCTTCTAGATATGTCACCTAGAGTACTAGAGAAGATTCTTTATTTTGCATCTTATGTTGTAATTGACCCAGGCGAGACTAACCTATCCGAAAATCAGCTTCTTAACGAAAAAGATTACAGAGAGGCTCTTGAGACTCATGGTCATAAAGCGTTCAAAGCTATGATGGGTGCTGAAGCTGTTCAAGAAATACTTAAAAAAGTTGACCTTGAAAGGCTTTCAAAAGAACTTAGAGCTAAGCTTAAGGATGCTACTGGGCAAAAAAGAATTAAGACTATAAGAAGATTAGAAGTAGTTGAAGCATTTAGACAGTCTGGAAATGATCCTACTTGGATGATTTTAGATGTAGTTCCAGTTATTCCTCCAGACCTTAGACCTATGGTACAGCTTGATGGAGGAAGATTTGCAACTTCTGACTTAAATGATTTATATAGAAGAGTAATAAACAGAAATAACCGTCTAAAAAGACTTCTTGAGCTTGGAGCACCTGATATCATTGTGAGAAATGAAAAAAGAATGCTTCAAGAGGCAGTCGATGCTCTTATAGACAACGGAAGAAGAGGAAGACCAGTAACTGGTCCTGGAAACAGACCTCTTAAGTCTCTTTCTGACATGCTAAAAGGAAAGCAAGGACGTTTCCGTCAGAACCTTCTAGGAAAACGTGTTGACTATTCTGGCCGTTCGGTTATAGTAGTTGGACCAGAGCTGAAGTTTTATCAGTGTGGACTTCCAAAAAAGATGGCGTTAGAACTATTTAAGCCGTTTGTAATGAATGAGCTAGTTAAGAAAAATTACGCACACAACATAAAAAGTGCCAAGCGTATGGTTGAAAAAATTAAACCAGAGGTTTGGGATATTTTAGAAGAAGTAATTAAAGGGCATCCAGTACTTCTAAACCGTGCTCCGACTCTGCATAGACTAGGAATACAAGCATTTGAGCCAGTTTTAGTCGAGGGTAAAGCAATAAAGCTTCATCCACTTGTATGTACTGCTTATAATGCAGACTTTGATGGAGACCAGATGGCTGTCCACGTGCCTCTTTCAGTAGAAGCACAAGCTGAGGGAAGATTCTTAATGCTTTCTCCAAACAATATACTAGCGCCTAAAGATGGAGCGCCTATCACTACTCCTACTCAGGATATGGTACTTGGTACTTACTACCTTACTATTGAAGAAAAGGGTGTTATAGGAGAAGGCTCTGTATTTAAGGACTTCACTGAAATGATGCTTGCTTATGAAAATCATCAAGTTCATCTTCATGCTAGAGTAAAAGTGAAAGTTAAGAAATCTTCAGATGATCCAGGAAGACTTGTTGAGAGTACTGTTGGAAGATTTATCTTTAATGAAAATATCCCACAAGATTTGGGATATGTAGATAGAGAGAAAGAGCCTTATGCTCTTGAGGTTGATTTTGTATTAGACAAGAAAATGATAGGAAAGGTTATTGACAAGTGTTTTAGAACACATGGAAATACCATGACTGCTATCATGCTTGACAATATTAAAAATCTTGGATTTAAGTTCTCTACTAGAGCGGCTATATCTGTTTCAGTTGCAGATATGGAGATTCCAGAAGAGAAATACGCACTGATAAGAGAAGCTGAGCAAAAAGTTGAAAAGTATGAAAAGAACTTCAGAAGAGGACTTATGTCTGATGATGAGAGATATGAAAGAGTAATAGAGACTTGGGCTAAAACTACTGAAGAAGTAACTGATGCTCTTATGAAGAAACTAGGTCCTCTTAATAACATCAACATCATGGCGGTATCTGGAGCAAGGGGTTCTAAAAACCAGATTAGACAGCTTGCTGGTATGCGTGGTCTTATGGCGAATGCATCTGGTAAAACAGTTGAAATCCCAGTTAAATCGAACTTCCGTGAAGGACTATCTGTCCTTGAGTACTTTACATCTTCTCACGGTGCCCGTAAAGGTCTAGCCGATACAGCACTTCGTACAGCTGACTCTGGATACCTAACAAGAAGACTTGTTGACGTATCACAGGACGTTATCGTAAGAGAGCTTGATTGTGAGACAAATGAAGGAATAGAAGTAAGTGCATTTAAAGACGGGAACGAGGAAATAGAAGGTCTATTCGATCGTATCGCAGGAAGATATGCACTAGAGAATGTAATTCATCCGGAAACTAATGAACTAATTGTTCCAGCAGGGGAAATGATTCAAGAAACTGATGCTGAAAAAATTGTTGCAGCTGGTATTGAATATCTAAAAATACGTACACCTCTTAACTGTAAAGCTAAAAAAGGTATCTGTGCTAAATGCTACGGACGTAACCTAGCAACAGGAAAAGAAGTAAATGTAGGTGAAGCTGTAGGTATTATTGCGGCGCAGTCAATCGGTGAGCCGGGTACTCAGCTTACAATGCGTACCTTCCATACAGGTGGAGTTGCTGGAGGAGATATCACGCAAGGTCTTCCGAGGGTTGAAGAGCTTTTCGAAGGTAGAAAGCCTAAAGGACTTGCTGTTATTACTGAGGTTGCAGGAACTGTTAGAATAGAAGAAACTGGAAGAAAGAAAGAAGCTATAGTTACCACAGATTCAGGGGAAGAAAAGAACTACACTATTCCTTATGGCTCTAGAATGAAAGTAAAAGATGGTGCTAAAGTTAAAGCCGGAGAACCACTTACACAAGGATCTATTAATCCTCATGATATCCTTAGAGTTAATGGAGTAACTGGGGTTCAAGATTATATAGTTAAAGAGGTTCAAAGGGTATATAGACTTCAGGGTGTTGATATCAATGATAAACACATTGAAATCATAATAAGACAAATGCTTTCTAAGGTAAAAGTAGAAGAATCAGGAGATACAAACCTTCTTCCTGGAGCTTTAGTTGATATCTTAGAACTAAGACGCATAAATGAAAATGCAGTTGAAAATGGCTTACAACCAGCTACTATAAAAAGAGTTCTGCTTGGTATCACTAAAGCATCTCTTGCGACAGAATCATTCTTGTCAGCGGCATCATTCCAGGAAACTACAAGAGTTCTTACTGAGGCAGCTATAAAAGGCAAGAAGGACAATCTAATTGGACTAAAAGAAAATGTTATTATCGGAAAGCTTATTCCAGCAGGTACAGGCATGAAGAGATATAAGACAATAGAAATTTCTACGCCTGATATGGTTAAGCCAGACTCTAAAGAGCAAAAAATAGAGAATTTTGTAGATTAA
- the rpsG gene encoding 30S ribosomal protein S7 translates to MPRKGNVPKREILPDPMYASKVVTKLINKVMLDGKKGTSQKIVYGAFDIIKEKTGEDPLEVFDKAMNNIMPVLEVKARRVGGANYQVPIEVRPDRRETLGLRWLVKYTRLRGEKGMTDKLAKEIMDAANGTGASVKKKEDTHKMAEANRAFAHYRW, encoded by the coding sequence GTGCCAAGAAAAGGTAATGTTCCAAAGAGAGAAATTTTGCCAGATCCTATGTACGCAAGCAAGGTTGTGACAAAATTAATAAATAAAGTTATGCTAGATGGAAAAAAAGGTACATCACAAAAGATTGTATATGGTGCGTTTGATATTATAAAAGAGAAGACTGGTGAAGATCCATTAGAGGTTTTCGACAAAGCTATGAATAATATCATGCCTGTACTAGAAGTTAAGGCTAGAAGAGTAGGTGGAGCTAACTATCAAGTTCCAATCGAAGTTAGACCTGACAGAAGAGAGACTCTAGGACTTAGATGGTTAGTGAAATACACTAGACTTAGAGGCGAAAAAGGGATGACTGATAAGCTAGCTAAAGAGATTATGGATGCCGCTAACGGTACAGGTGCTTCAGTTAAGAAGAAAGAAGACACCCACAAAATGGCAGAAGCAAATAGAGCATTTGCTCATTATCGTTGGTAA
- the rpsL gene encoding 30S ribosomal protein S12, which yields MPTISQLIRKGREEVEKKSTAPALQRGFNSLRKKGTEISAPQKRGVCTSVKTVTPKKPNSALRKVARVRLTNQMEVSAYIPGEGHNLQEHSVVLIRGGRVKDLPGVRYHIVRGTLDTSGVDKRMQARSKYGAKRPKAAKK from the coding sequence ATGCCAACCATTAGTCAGTTAATTCGTAAGGGAAGAGAAGAAGTAGAGAAAAAATCTACTGCTCCAGCTCTTCAAAGAGGATTTAACTCTCTTAGAAAAAAAGGAACAGAGATATCTGCTCCACAAAAAAGAGGAGTTTGTACGTCAGTAAAGACTGTTACTCCTAAAAAACCTAACTCAGCGTTAAGAAAAGTTGCCAGAGTTAGACTGACAAATCAAATGGAAGTTTCAGCTTATATCCCAGGAGAAGGACACAATCTGCAAGAGCATAGTGTTGTTCTAATCAGAGGAGGAAGAGTAAAAGACTTACCAGGGGTTCGTTATCACATTGTGAGAGGAACGCTAGATACATCAGGAGTAGACAAGAGAATGCAAGCAAGATCAAAGTACGGTGCAAAGAGACCAAAAGCTGCTAAGAAATAG